A window of the candidate division WOR-3 bacterium genome harbors these coding sequences:
- a CDS encoding site-2 protease family protein translates to MFGKSIKLFSLFGFDVKIDISWLILAFLITWSLADGLFPHYFKNLTTTTYWWMGVFGALGLFFSIVFHEISHSLVARRFGLPIKGITLFVFGGVAHMEQEPPSAKAEFLMAIAGPGSSVVLGLLLYIVRTVGRIGAWPLPVSGVIGYLAFINWILAGFNLIPAFPLDGGRVLRSALWKWKGNIGWATRVSSRIGTVFGFLLIAMGVIQFFSGNLIGGIWWFMIGMFLQNAARMSYQQLMTRQALEGETISNLMIRNPVTVTSTLSVKELVEEYIYRYHYKMFPVVDGEKLVGCINTRQIGKVPRDQWAQKNVGDIATTCSNDNTVDPKTDIVKVLSLMNRTGNSRLMVVEGDKLVGLIALKDIMNFLSIKLDLDQSGE, encoded by the coding sequence ATGTTCGGTAAATCGATTAAACTCTTTAGCCTGTTCGGCTTTGACGTCAAGATCGACATCAGCTGGTTAATCCTCGCCTTCCTTATTACCTGGTCGCTTGCCGATGGGCTGTTCCCGCATTATTTCAAGAATCTCACCACCACGACATACTGGTGGATGGGCGTTTTCGGCGCCCTGGGCCTTTTCTTTTCGATAGTGTTTCACGAAATCTCACACTCGCTCGTTGCCCGGCGCTTCGGCTTGCCGATTAAAGGAATAACGCTTTTCGTATTTGGCGGTGTCGCACACATGGAGCAAGAACCACCAAGTGCCAAGGCAGAATTCCTTATGGCGATAGCCGGCCCTGGCTCGAGCGTGGTCCTCGGACTCCTGCTCTATATCGTGCGCACGGTAGGGAGGATCGGAGCCTGGCCCCTGCCGGTCAGCGGCGTCATCGGCTATCTCGCCTTCATCAACTGGATTCTGGCCGGGTTCAACCTGATCCCCGCATTTCCACTCGATGGCGGGCGCGTGCTCAGATCGGCGCTCTGGAAATGGAAGGGTAATATCGGATGGGCAACGCGCGTATCATCGCGTATCGGTACCGTTTTCGGCTTCCTGCTGATTGCCATGGGTGTGATACAGTTCTTTTCCGGAAACCTCATCGGCGGTATTTGGTGGTTCATGATCGGAATGTTTCTGCAGAACGCGGCACGAATGTCGTATCAGCAGTTAATGACTCGCCAGGCACTCGAGGGTGAAACAATCAGCAATCTGATGATCCGCAACCCAGTGACCGTAACATCGACACTAAGCGTCAAAGAACTCGTCGAGGAATATATATACAGGTATCACTACAAGATGTTTCCAGTGGTCGATGGTGAGAAACTGGTCGGCTGCATAAATACCCGCCAGATCGGAAAGGTGCCGCGGGACCAGTGGGCTCAGAAAAATGTGGGAGATATCGCAACAACATGTTCGAACGATAACACCGTCGACCCGAAAACGGACATCGTCAAAGTCCTCTCTCTGATGAACCGTACTGGCAACAGCCGTCTCATGGTCGTTGAAGGTGACAAACTCGTGGGGCTAATTGCGCTCAAAGACATCATGAATTTTCTGTCGATAAAACTCGATCTTGATCAATCCGGAGAATAA
- a CDS encoding ZIP family metal transporter — translation MVLVLTLGSVILVSLLSLVGIVTLSLNRQRLQKMLIFLVAFAVGALFGDVFIHLLPESFEKIGANLTTSLLVISGFLMFFALEKFIRWRHVGSAAEEKRIKPVVSMNLVGDAGHNLIDGMLIAASFMVSIPIGITTTLAIVLHEIPQEIGDFSILIHGGLSVRKALFFNLLASVMAVIGAVITLLIGERFESFARFLLPITAGGFIYIAGPDLIPELQQEVKVSNSIWQFSAILLGIVVMALLTILD, via the coding sequence ATGGTGCTCGTTTTAACCCTCGGGAGTGTGATCCTGGTCAGCCTTCTTTCCCTGGTTGGCATAGTCACGTTATCCCTTAACCGGCAGCGGCTGCAGAAGATGCTGATATTCCTCGTTGCCTTTGCCGTCGGTGCCCTGTTTGGTGATGTTTTCATCCACCTGCTGCCTGAATCTTTCGAGAAGATCGGCGCGAACCTTACAACTTCGCTTCTGGTGATCAGCGGATTCCTGATGTTCTTCGCTCTGGAGAAATTCATTCGCTGGCGTCATGTCGGCAGCGCGGCGGAGGAAAAACGAATAAAACCTGTTGTGAGCATGAACCTGGTTGGAGACGCGGGGCATAACCTGATCGACGGTATGCTCATCGCGGCGAGTTTCATGGTCAGTATTCCGATAGGGATTACTACCACGCTGGCAATCGTGCTTCACGAAATACCACAGGAGATAGGCGATTTTAGCATTCTCATCCACGGCGGTCTGTCCGTGAGGAAAGCGTTGTTCTTTAATTTATTGGCTTCCGTGATGGCGGTCATCGGCGCGGTTATCACGCTGCTGATCGGTGAACGATTTGAAAGTTTTGCCCGATTTTTGCTACCGATTACCGCAGGAGGTTTTATTTACATTGCAGGTCCGGATTTAATACCAGAACTTCAGCAGGAGGTCAAGGTGTCAAATTCAATATGGCAGTTCTCGGCAATCCTGCTGGGGATCGTTGTAATGGCGCTGCTGACTATTCTGGATTAG
- a CDS encoding cation diffusion facilitator family transporter: MAPHEHNHKHSFSERIFEFRDVEKKKLTISLVITAVVMVVEIVGGILSRSIALISDAGHMFTHAFAITISLVAIIIAARPPCHHRTFGLYRAEILAAFINGLFLLAVGGLIIYEAIERIINPEDILALDMLLIALVGLVVNIVSIFILHGSHKRNINIKGVFYHMIADAASSVGIVVAAIIIYYTKWNIIDPLVSIGISLVIVFWAWGILKESAKILLEMAPTGLNVDIIIQDLKKKFPEIKQLEHAHLWTITADMLVFSAHILLDDKQQSAEAQNRLISKINSYLARRYHIIESTVQILCEGDSATCPLIPEHNH, encoded by the coding sequence GTGGCACCCCACGAGCACAACCATAAACACTCTTTCTCTGAACGGATATTCGAATTCCGTGACGTGGAGAAGAAGAAGCTGACCATCTCGCTGGTGATCACGGCTGTGGTCATGGTGGTCGAGATCGTCGGCGGCATTCTGTCACGGAGCATAGCTTTGATCAGCGATGCCGGTCACATGTTCACACACGCCTTTGCGATCACGATTAGTCTCGTGGCGATCATCATTGCGGCACGGCCCCCGTGTCACCATCGCACCTTTGGTCTGTACCGTGCGGAGATACTCGCCGCGTTCATAAACGGGCTCTTCTTGCTCGCGGTCGGTGGTCTTATAATATATGAAGCGATCGAAAGGATCATCAACCCTGAGGATATCCTGGCCTTGGATATGTTGCTCATTGCGCTCGTCGGTCTGGTCGTGAATATCGTCAGCATATTCATACTACATGGCAGCCATAAGCGGAACATAAACATCAAAGGTGTGTTCTATCATATGATCGCCGATGCCGCCTCTTCAGTGGGTATCGTAGTTGCGGCAATAATCATATATTACACAAAGTGGAACATAATCGATCCACTCGTAAGCATCGGGATTTCTCTAGTGATCGTTTTCTGGGCCTGGGGTATTCTGAAGGAGTCGGCAAAAATACTGCTTGAGATGGCGCCCACCGGCTTGAACGTCGATATAATCATACAGGACTTGAAAAAGAAATTTCCCGAGATCAAGCAACTAGAACACGCGCACCTGTGGACGATCACGGCGGACATGCTGGTGTTTTCTGCTCATATCTTGCTCGATGATAAACAACAAAGTGCCGAAGCGCAGAACCGTCTAATATCGAAGATCAACAGTTATCTCGCTCGCAGATACCACATAATTGAATCGACCGTACAGATCCTTTGTGAAGGGGATTCCGCAACCTGCCCGTTGATCCCGGAACATAATCACTAG
- a CDS encoding PIG-L family deacetylase, whose translation MEESSKNRLIIMAHPDDPELSCGGSIALWAKKGSVYNVIVSCGEKGTWNRNASPLLVAEKREKEARKAARYLGVDRSIFLRHPDGEISSIKTLKLELAALIRKLKPYTIVTHDPWSRYFHPDHRATAQAVIEGIMIARDWHFYPFLLEIGLKPHRPKELLLGITEKSNHVIDITTTYKKKIKAISMHKSQLGQLPDWQKRVRNRVRNDGILAGYKFGEGFYKMRV comes from the coding sequence ATGGAAGAGTCATCGAAAAATAGACTGATCATCATGGCTCACCCGGATGATCCGGAACTTTCGTGCGGCGGTAGCATCGCGCTTTGGGCAAAAAAAGGCAGCGTATACAATGTTATTGTATCATGCGGTGAAAAAGGCACGTGGAACAGGAATGCTTCACCGCTACTTGTCGCGGAGAAAAGAGAAAAGGAAGCGAGGAAAGCAGCACGATACCTCGGTGTTGATCGGAGCATCTTTCTACGTCATCCCGATGGTGAGATTTCCAGCATCAAAACACTCAAACTTGAACTGGCCGCGCTCATCCGCAAACTCAAACCCTACACAATAGTCACCCATGACCCGTGGTCCCGTTACTTTCATCCTGATCACCGGGCAACGGCCCAGGCCGTTATCGAGGGCATCATGATCGCACGAGACTGGCACTTCTATCCATTCTTACTGGAGATCGGTTTGAAACCTCACCGTCCTAAGGAGTTGCTGCTGGGAATCACCGAGAAAAGCAATCATGTCATCGATATTACTACGACCTACAAGAAAAAAATAAAGGCGATTTCGATGCACAAAAGTCAACTGGGTCAGTTGCCGGACTGGCAGAAGCGCGTGCGCAATCGCGTTAGAAATGACGGCATCCTTGCCGGTTACAAATTCGGCGAGGGATTTTACAAGATGCGTGTATGA
- a CDS encoding glycosyltransferase produces the protein MRICVVSYHSSPMAPVGSGKSGGMSIVIRSLYERLARVSDVDIFVRGRERTIEMGPRLKVIHVEERDTNRFAEEIINRHGIHQYGLMHTHYWSSGVVGLHIHRVLKIPWLHTMHTVEVLKTIRQDRTRIEIEEEIMRACDLVVSPTEQESLAIRALYPDVRVVAIPHGVDTRRFTPSRNGHKNILFVGRVDPIKGIHFLIDALRQVRNEISLTLVGGPSKGAGNLTSIETYADGVPVEFVGQVQHDRLAEYYNKTAMLVVPSHYESFGLVGLEAMASGRPVVGFSHTGLQETVGSDAGILVKMGVRNLARAIETLSREHGLRQRMGSNGRKKALAYDWSNIARKYKRLYGRVIEK, from the coding sequence ATGAGGATTTGTGTCGTGTCATACCACTCTTCACCCATGGCACCGGTTGGTTCGGGTAAATCGGGTGGTATGAGTATCGTTATCCGCAGTCTGTACGAGCGCCTCGCGCGAGTTTCCGACGTCGACATTTTCGTTCGAGGCAGGGAGCGCACGATAGAAATGGGGCCGCGTCTGAAGGTTATACATGTTGAAGAGCGTGATACAAATCGATTCGCCGAAGAGATAATCAACCGTCATGGTATCCATCAATATGGTCTTATGCATACTCATTATTGGTCGTCGGGTGTCGTCGGATTGCATATACATCGCGTCCTGAAAATTCCCTGGCTGCACACAATGCATACGGTGGAGGTGCTTAAGACAATCCGCCAGGACCGGACCAGAATTGAGATAGAAGAAGAGATTATGCGGGCTTGCGATCTAGTTGTCTCACCCACCGAACAGGAATCCCTGGCGATCAGAGCGCTCTACCCGGATGTCAGGGTGGTCGCGATACCGCACGGCGTTGATACGCGGCGTTTTACACCCAGCAGGAACGGCCACAAGAATATTCTGTTTGTGGGCAGGGTCGATCCGATAAAGGGCATACATTTTCTGATCGACGCCTTGAGACAGGTGAGAAATGAAATTAGCCTGACCCTGGTCGGAGGACCATCCAAAGGTGCCGGCAATCTCACGAGCATAGAAACCTATGCTGATGGTGTGCCGGTTGAATTTGTGGGACAGGTACAGCATGACAGACTTGCCGAATACTACAACAAGACTGCCATGCTCGTTGTTCCGTCACATTATGAATCATTCGGTCTCGTAGGGCTCGAGGCAATGGCCTCGGGGCGGCCGGTAGTAGGATTCTCCCATACGGGTTTGCAGGAGACCGTGGGCAGTGACGCCGGCATTTTGGTCAAGATGGGCGTGCGCAATCTCGCCAGAGCAATTGAGACACTTTCGCGGGAACATGGTCTGCGGCAAAGAATGGGGAGTAATGGCAGGAAAAAGGCACTGGCGTATGACTGGTCCAACATCGCCCGCAAATACAAGAGGCTATATGGAAGAGTCATCGAAAAATAG